A genomic segment from Lignipirellula cremea encodes:
- the gltB gene encoding glutamate synthase large subunit: MKTPPLGFPSKYGLYDPANEKDSCGVGFVANIQGARSHQIVLDVDHILRRMDHRGACGCEANTGDGSGILTALPHEFLQKVAKRDLKASLPDPGKFGAGLVFLPTDNLEREKCKAVIADVVSEFGQRLVGWREVPVETDKADVGPTARMSEPRIEQLFVAAGDGLDAEAFERKLYLIRKRSSNLLRGGKELTQRKMFYICSLSSKVMIYKGMLTSSQVMPYFPDLCDTDFTTHLAMVHSRFSTNTFPSWDRAQPLRFMSHNGEINTLRGNKNWMGARQGAAQSELFGDEISKLFPVAEPDCSDSGSFDNVLEFLLMSGRTLPEAVMMMVPEAWQRHESMSEAKRTFYEYHSCLMEPWDGPASIVFTDGHYIGAVLDRNGLRPSRYYITHDDRVIMASEVGVLPVEPDNIKEKGRLQPGRMFLVDFEQRRLIPDQELKDDYAQRRPYAQWLKEQRIDFADLHTEDEPHGFDPDTLMARMQAFGYTMETMQFMLLPLVSQLRDPVGSMGNDSSLACLSDKPRMLYDYFKQLFAQVTNPAVDSIREEVIMSLECYIGPEQNLLESTEKHCHRLRVPHPILSNEELAALKHLDHNGWKSRTIDITFPRAEKAAGLLTALDRICEEAAQAIDDGYSLVVLSDRNVGPDQVAISSLVACGAVHHHLVRQEKRTQIGIVLETGEAREVHHHCLLVGYGADAINPYLAFEALWQASRDGLLDQERFPDDDRIVAAYRKGVAKGILKVMAKMGISTLQSYKGAQIFEALGLQSEVIDRCFAGTASRIQGVNFAVLTEETLRRHDLGYPSREDDRLAALPNPGEYHWRAEGEKHAWDPQAISSLQLASRGNDQNAYWEFAANANAVARRSYALRGLLKFKEGAQPPVPLEEVEAAKEIVKRFCTGAMSFGSISAESHESLAIAMNALGGKSNTGEGGEDPERYKVLDDGSMNPRRSAIKQVASGRFGVTIDYLTNADELQIKISQGAKPGEGGELPGRKVDDFIARIRHSTPGVGLISPPPHHDIYSIEDLAQLIHDLKNSNPSARISVKLVSEVGVGTVAAGVSKAHADHILISGDTGGTGASPLTSIKHAGLPWELGIAEAHQTLVLNDLRSRVVLQTDGGLKTGRDVVIAALLGAEEMGFSTAPLVVLGCIMMRKCHLNTCPVGIATQDPDLRKKFTGKPEHVMNYLFMVAEDARQIMAKLGFRTMDEMVGRSDMLDAAEAIDHWKTDGLDLSPMLVPARKPRPEVETRHTIAQDHGLELALDNQLLELAAPALDRRERVRIELPVININRTVGTILSHNIAKRFGGSTLPDDLIHIKLDGSAGQSLGAFLAKGVTIELEGDANDYVGKGLSGGRIIIYPPKQSTFIAEDNILVGNVCLYGATAGEAFFRGRAAERFCVRNSGARTVIEGIGDHGCEYMTGGRVVILGPTGRNFAAGMSGGIAYVWDKDGEFNLRCNLGMVEMEKVVDEEDVAELLDMIKRHQQNTGSTVAEQLLSRWPKVLSEFVKVMPIDYKRVLLERKKTEPRTEVEASVN; the protein is encoded by the coding sequence ATGAAAACACCACCCCTTGGCTTTCCCTCAAAGTACGGTCTGTACGATCCGGCAAATGAAAAAGATAGTTGCGGGGTCGGTTTTGTCGCCAATATCCAGGGCGCGCGTAGTCATCAAATCGTACTCGACGTCGATCATATTCTGCGCCGGATGGACCACCGTGGGGCCTGCGGCTGCGAAGCCAACACAGGCGACGGTTCCGGCATACTGACCGCATTGCCGCATGAGTTCCTGCAGAAGGTCGCCAAACGCGACTTGAAAGCCAGCCTGCCGGATCCAGGCAAGTTTGGGGCCGGTCTGGTGTTCCTGCCGACCGACAATCTGGAACGGGAAAAGTGCAAGGCGGTCATCGCCGATGTGGTTTCGGAATTCGGCCAGCGTCTGGTCGGCTGGCGGGAAGTCCCCGTCGAAACCGACAAGGCCGATGTCGGTCCCACCGCGCGCATGTCGGAACCGCGGATCGAACAGTTGTTTGTCGCCGCCGGCGACGGACTCGACGCGGAAGCCTTTGAGCGCAAACTGTATCTGATTCGCAAGCGCTCCAGCAATCTGCTCCGCGGCGGCAAGGAACTCACCCAGCGGAAGATGTTTTACATCTGCAGCCTGTCCAGCAAGGTGATGATCTACAAAGGCATGCTCACCTCGTCGCAGGTCATGCCCTACTTCCCCGACCTGTGCGACACCGATTTCACCACGCACCTGGCGATGGTGCACTCGCGGTTTTCGACCAATACGTTCCCCAGCTGGGACCGCGCACAACCGCTGCGATTTATGAGCCATAACGGCGAAATCAACACGCTCCGCGGTAACAAGAACTGGATGGGCGCCCGCCAGGGAGCCGCCCAGAGCGAACTGTTTGGCGACGAGATCTCCAAGCTGTTCCCCGTCGCCGAGCCGGACTGCAGCGACTCGGGCAGTTTCGACAACGTGCTGGAATTCCTGCTGATGTCGGGCCGCACCTTGCCGGAAGCCGTCATGATGATGGTGCCGGAAGCCTGGCAGCGGCACGAGTCCATGTCGGAAGCCAAACGCACCTTCTACGAATACCACTCCTGCCTGATGGAGCCGTGGGACGGACCGGCGTCGATCGTGTTCACCGACGGCCATTACATTGGCGCCGTGCTGGATCGTAACGGCCTGCGTCCCAGCCGCTATTACATCACCCACGACGATCGGGTGATCATGGCGAGCGAAGTCGGCGTGCTGCCGGTCGAACCGGACAACATCAAAGAAAAAGGCCGCCTGCAGCCGGGACGCATGTTCCTGGTGGATTTTGAGCAGCGCCGCCTGATTCCCGACCAGGAACTGAAAGACGACTACGCCCAGCGCCGCCCTTACGCCCAGTGGCTGAAAGAGCAGCGGATCGACTTCGCCGACCTGCACACCGAAGACGAGCCGCACGGCTTTGATCCGGACACGCTCATGGCGCGGATGCAGGCCTTTGGCTACACCATGGAAACCATGCAGTTCATGCTGCTGCCGCTGGTGTCGCAACTGCGCGATCCGGTCGGCTCCATGGGGAACGACTCGTCGCTGGCCTGTTTGTCCGACAAGCCCCGCATGCTGTACGACTACTTCAAGCAGCTGTTCGCCCAGGTGACCAACCCCGCGGTCGATTCGATCCGCGAAGAAGTCATCATGTCGCTGGAGTGCTACATCGGCCCCGAGCAGAACCTGCTCGAATCGACCGAGAAGCATTGCCACCGCTTGCGCGTGCCGCATCCCATTCTCTCCAACGAAGAACTGGCCGCACTCAAGCACCTGGACCACAATGGCTGGAAGTCGCGCACGATCGACATCACCTTCCCCAGGGCGGAAAAAGCAGCCGGCCTGCTGACGGCCCTCGACCGCATCTGCGAAGAAGCAGCACAAGCGATCGACGACGGCTACTCGCTGGTGGTCCTCAGCGATCGCAACGTCGGACCCGACCAGGTCGCCATCAGCAGCCTCGTCGCCTGCGGCGCCGTGCATCACCACCTGGTGCGACAGGAAAAACGCACCCAGATCGGTATCGTGCTGGAAACGGGCGAAGCTCGCGAAGTGCACCACCACTGTCTGCTGGTCGGCTATGGGGCCGACGCCATTAACCCTTACCTGGCGTTTGAAGCGCTCTGGCAGGCCTCCCGCGATGGACTACTCGACCAGGAACGCTTCCCCGACGACGACCGGATTGTCGCCGCCTATCGCAAAGGCGTCGCCAAAGGAATCCTCAAAGTGATGGCCAAAATGGGCATCTCCACGCTGCAGTCGTACAAAGGCGCGCAAATTTTTGAAGCCCTCGGCCTGCAGTCCGAAGTCATCGACCGCTGCTTCGCCGGCACCGCCAGTCGTATCCAGGGCGTCAACTTCGCCGTGCTGACCGAAGAAACCCTGCGTCGCCACGATCTGGGTTATCCCAGCCGCGAAGACGACCGTCTGGCCGCCCTCCCCAACCCGGGCGAATACCACTGGCGAGCCGAAGGGGAGAAGCACGCCTGGGATCCCCAGGCCATCAGCTCCCTGCAGCTGGCCAGCCGCGGCAACGACCAGAACGCCTACTGGGAATTCGCCGCCAACGCCAACGCCGTCGCCCGCCGCAGTTACGCGCTCCGCGGTCTGCTCAAGTTCAAAGAGGGCGCCCAGCCGCCCGTGCCGCTGGAAGAAGTCGAAGCGGCCAAGGAGATCGTCAAGCGTTTCTGCACCGGCGCCATGAGCTTTGGCTCCATTTCGGCCGAATCGCACGAATCCCTGGCGATCGCCATGAACGCACTCGGCGGCAAAAGCAACACCGGCGAAGGGGGCGAAGACCCCGAACGCTACAAAGTGCTCGACGACGGTTCGATGAACCCGCGCCGCTCCGCCATCAAACAGGTGGCCTCAGGGCGATTCGGCGTCACCATTGACTATCTGACCAACGCGGACGAACTGCAGATCAAAATCTCGCAAGGCGCCAAGCCCGGCGAAGGCGGCGAATTGCCGGGCCGCAAGGTCGATGACTTCATTGCCCGCATCCGTCACTCCACGCCAGGCGTGGGCCTGATCAGCCCGCCGCCCCACCACGACATTTACTCGATCGAAGATCTGGCCCAGCTGATCCACGACTTGAAAAACTCCAACCCGTCCGCCCGCATCAGCGTGAAGCTGGTGTCGGAAGTCGGCGTCGGCACGGTCGCGGCGGGCGTATCCAAAGCGCATGCCGATCATATTTTGATCTCCGGCGACACCGGCGGCACCGGGGCGTCCCCGCTGACCAGCATCAAACATGCGGGTCTGCCCTGGGAACTGGGTATCGCCGAAGCGCACCAGACGCTGGTCCTCAACGACCTGCGTAGCCGCGTGGTGCTGCAGACCGACGGCGGCCTGAAAACGGGCCGCGACGTGGTGATCGCCGCGCTGCTGGGAGCCGAAGAAATGGGCTTCTCTACCGCGCCGCTGGTGGTGCTGGGCTGCATCATGATGCGGAAGTGCCATCTCAACACCTGCCCGGTTGGCATCGCCACCCAGGACCCAGACCTGCGGAAGAAATTCACCGGCAAGCCCGAACATGTAATGAACTACCTGTTTATGGTCGCCGAAGACGCCCGCCAGATCATGGCGAAACTCGGCTTCCGCACCATGGACGAAATGGTCGGACGTTCCGACATGCTCGACGCCGCCGAAGCCATTGATCACTGGAAAACCGACGGCCTGGATCTAAGTCCGATGCTCGTCCCCGCCCGCAAACCGCGGCCCGAGGTGGAGACCCGGCACACCATCGCCCAGGATCACGGCCTGGAACTGGCTCTCGATAACCAGCTGCTGGAACTGGCCGCTCCGGCCCTGGACCGTCGCGAACGGGTGCGGATCGAACTGCCGGTAATCAACATCAATCGCACCGTCGGCACGATCCTCAGCCATAACATCGCCAAACGCTTCGGGGGCTCGACCCTGCCCGACGACCTGATCCACATCAAGCTCGACGGATCGGCCGGACAAAGCTTAGGCGCCTTCCTGGCCAAGGGCGTGACGATTGAACTCGAAGGCGACGCCAACGACTATGTCGGCAAAGGCCTCTCCGGCGGACGGATTATCATCTATCCGCCCAAGCAAAGCACCTTTATCGCCGAGGATAACATCCTGGTCGGCAACGTCTGTCTGTACGGCGCCACCGCCGGCGAAGCGTTCTTCCGCGGTCGCGCTGCAGAACGGTTCTGCGTTCGCAACTCAGGCGCCCGGACCGTAATCGAAGGCATCGGCGACCACGGCTGCGAATACATGACGGGCGGCCGGGTCGTGATCCTGGGTCCCACCGGCCGTAACTTTGCCGCCGGCATGTCGGGCGGGATCGCTTACGTCTGGGACAAGGACGGCGAGTTCAACCTGCGTTGCAACCTGGGCATGGTCGAAATGGAGAAGGTCGTCGACGAAGAAGATGTCGCCGAGCTGCTCGACATGATCAAACGCCACCAGCAAAACACCGGTTCGACTGTCGCGGAACAGCTGCTCAGTCGCTGGCCGAAGGTGTTGTCGGAGTTCGTCAAAGTGATGCCGATCGACTACAAACGGGTTCTACTGGAGCGAAAAAAAACGGAACCGCGAACCGAGGTGGAGGCCTCGGTGAACTAA
- a CDS encoding glutamate synthase subunit beta, with protein sequence MGKPTGFKEFNREPVPYRPPMLRLEDFHEIFTEPDQEHLSQQGARCMDCGVPFCQSNSGCPIDNLIPEWNDLVYNDRWEEALHRLHRTNNFPEFTGRTCPAPCEGACVLGIIEPPVTIKNIENAIIDRGFAEGWVKAEPPASRTGKKVAIVGSGPSGLAAAAQLNKAGHKVTVYERADRIGGLLMYGIPNMKLDKGVVERRVNLLREEGVEFVTCAHVGKQEDFPDGHVTQIMQQNDCPIQFIDPDVLRKENDAVLLATGATRPRDLPVPGRGLKGIHFAMDFLTRNTKSLLDSDLQDEKYFSAKGKDVIVIGGGDTGADCIGTSLRHGCSSLINFELLPQPPGTRAEDNPWPQWPKVFRIDYAHDEAKARDGKDPREYCILTKEFVGDADDQVSGLRTVQVEWVKDESGRFQLKEIPGSERSWRCNLVLLSMGFLGPEQTVAQMLGVESDERTNFKAQHGRFATNLDGVFAAGDCRRGQSLVVWAINEGRGAARAIDQYLMGSSKLPAPGIAMGATL encoded by the coding sequence ATGGGTAAGCCCACCGGTTTTAAAGAATTCAACCGCGAGCCCGTTCCGTATCGGCCGCCAATGCTGCGACTGGAAGATTTCCACGAAATCTTCACCGAACCGGACCAGGAACATTTGAGCCAGCAAGGCGCCCGATGCATGGACTGCGGCGTACCGTTCTGCCAGTCCAACAGCGGCTGCCCGATCGATAACCTGATCCCAGAATGGAACGACCTGGTTTACAACGATCGCTGGGAAGAAGCCCTGCACCGGCTGCATCGTACGAACAACTTCCCGGAGTTCACCGGCCGCACCTGCCCGGCCCCGTGCGAAGGCGCCTGCGTGCTCGGCATTATCGAGCCGCCCGTCACGATCAAAAACATTGAAAACGCCATCATCGACCGCGGCTTTGCCGAAGGCTGGGTCAAGGCCGAACCGCCCGCTTCGCGGACCGGCAAAAAAGTAGCGATCGTCGGCTCAGGGCCTTCCGGACTGGCCGCCGCCGCCCAGCTGAATAAAGCTGGCCACAAGGTCACCGTGTACGAACGGGCCGACCGCATCGGCGGGCTGCTCATGTACGGCATCCCCAACATGAAGCTCGACAAAGGCGTCGTCGAACGCCGCGTCAACCTGCTGCGCGAAGAAGGCGTGGAGTTCGTCACGTGCGCCCACGTCGGCAAGCAGGAAGATTTTCCCGACGGGCATGTCACGCAGATCATGCAGCAGAACGACTGCCCCATCCAGTTCATTGATCCGGACGTGCTGCGGAAAGAAAACGACGCCGTGTTGCTGGCGACCGGAGCCACCCGGCCCCGCGACCTGCCGGTTCCCGGCCGGGGCCTCAAGGGAATCCATTTCGCCATGGACTTCCTGACCCGCAACACCAAAAGCCTGCTCGACAGCGATCTGCAGGACGAAAAGTACTTTTCCGCCAAAGGGAAAGATGTCATCGTCATCGGCGGCGGCGATACCGGAGCCGACTGCATCGGCACCTCGCTGCGTCATGGCTGTTCCAGCCTGATCAACTTTGAGCTGCTGCCGCAACCGCCCGGAACACGCGCCGAAGACAACCCCTGGCCGCAGTGGCCCAAAGTGTTCCGCATCGACTACGCCCACGACGAAGCCAAGGCCCGCGACGGCAAAGATCCCCGCGAGTACTGCATCCTCACCAAAGAATTTGTCGGCGACGCCGACGACCAGGTTTCTGGTTTGCGGACCGTCCAGGTGGAATGGGTCAAAGATGAATCCGGCCGCTTCCAGCTTAAGGAAATTCCCGGCAGCGAACGCAGCTGGCGATGCAACCTGGTGCTGCTGTCGATGGGCTTCCTTGGCCCCGAACAAACCGTCGCCCAGATGCTGGGAGTCGAGTCCGACGAACGGACCAACTTCAAAGCGCAGCACGGCCGCTTCGCCACCAATCTCGACGGCGTGTTTGCCGCTGGCGACTGCCGCCGCGGACAATCGCTGGTGGTCTGGGCGATCAACGAAGGCCGTGGCGCCGCCCGCGCCATCGACCAGTACCTGATGGGCTCCAGCAAGCTGCCGGCCCCCGGCATCGCCATGGGCGCCACGCTCTAG